A single Cottoperca gobio chromosome 3, fCotGob3.1, whole genome shotgun sequence DNA region contains:
- the fadd gene encoding FAS-associated death domain protein, with translation MRKRYNCKLTDTDKQAEVKVKQLVFPRSDISLRRFSVEVQCVYVCVKDMSNLQFNSVLLDISNQLTDKQLEDMKFLCRDMVGKKELEKISSGIRLFQVLTERGKLGANNTDCLCQLLKDIHRQDLSGRIETFESPAGFNDNQPDKEERDKLDIATEVIVENMGRTWRKLGRRLGLTEVKLDSISRRHPTELEETTREMLKEWMKCRGAEARTEYLIDALRACQFNLTADKVQDRLL, from the exons ATGCGAAAAAGATACAACTGCAAACTAACCGACACAGACAAACAAGCGGAAGTGAAAGTAAAGCAGCTCGTGTTTCCTCGTTCAGACATATCCCTTCGGCGTTTCTCAGTTgaggtgcagtgtgtgtatgtgtgtgtgaaagacatGAGCAATTTACAGTTTAACAGCGTTTTACTGGACATTTCTAACCAGCTGACCGATAAGCAGCTGGAGGACATGAAGTTTCTGTGTCGGGACATGGTCGGGAAGAAAGAGCTGGAAAAGATCTCCAGCGGGATCCGACTGTTTCAGGTTCTGACGGAGAGAGGCAAGCTGGGAGCCAACAACACGGACTGTCTGTGCCAGCTTCTCAAAGACATCCACCGACAAGACCTCTCGGGAAGAATAGAGACTTTTGAAAGTCCGGCTGGATTCAACGACAACCAACCGgacaaggaggagagag ACAAACTGGACATTGCCACAGAGGTGATCGTGGAGAATATGGGAAGGACTTGGCGTAAACTGGGCCGCAGACTGGGTTTGACTGAAGTTAAGCTGGACTCCATCTCCAGGAGGCATCCCACAGAACTGGAGGAAACGACGAGGGAGATGCTGAAGGAGTGGATGAAGTGTCGTGGAGCCGAGGCACGAACAGAGTACCTGATAGATGCCCTGAGAGCCTGCCAGTTCAACCTGACGGCTGATAAAGTTCAGGACAGACTTCTCTGA